From the Candidatus Krumholzibacteriota bacterium genome, one window contains:
- the amrS gene encoding AmmeMemoRadiSam system radical SAM enzyme, with protein MPIRSDEYIKGKKHPAEVPISRRTFLMATGSLIASGTLGIPFGSTFAENADFEARYYEIAGSDKVRCLLCPRGCVISENKKGYCGVRKNIGGKLFTLTYGRACSLHFDPIEKKPFFHVLPGTKSFSLSTVGCNLECKFCQNWQISQSSPEMIETKWRSPEQIVKKAVSVKAPSISFTYGEPVVFIEYAQDIAEEAASKNIKSFVVTNGFYRQKPLEDLCRITDAIKIDLKSFTDKYYRDICGGKLKPVLDSIVKIRSEGVWLEIVYLMLPSLNDSPSEIRDMARWLVRNVGEDTPLHLSRFFPQYKLKDLPPTPVSSLETAYKICREEGLKFVYIGNVPGHRTEDTFCPACSKPIIERRGYNVNVHINNGHCAFCREPIPGIWEV; from the coding sequence ATGCCGATACGATCCGATGAATATATCAAGGGAAAGAAACACCCCGCGGAAGTTCCCATATCCCGCCGAACTTTTCTTATGGCAACTGGTTCTCTAATAGCTTCAGGAACTTTAGGAATACCTTTCGGCAGCACATTTGCTGAAAACGCTGATTTCGAAGCCCGGTATTATGAAATAGCAGGCAGCGATAAGGTGCGCTGTCTTCTATGTCCGAGAGGATGCGTAATATCAGAAAACAAAAAAGGTTACTGCGGTGTCAGAAAGAACATAGGAGGAAAACTCTTCACGCTTACGTATGGCCGGGCATGCTCACTACATTTTGACCCTATTGAAAAAAAACCGTTCTTTCATGTTCTTCCGGGGACAAAATCATTTTCTCTTTCAACTGTCGGATGTAATCTAGAATGTAAATTCTGCCAGAACTGGCAAATATCCCAATCATCACCGGAGATGATAGAAACTAAATGGCGCTCACCGGAACAAATTGTAAAAAAGGCTGTTTCAGTCAAAGCTCCATCTATTTCCTTCACATACGGTGAACCTGTTGTATTTATAGAATACGCGCAAGATATAGCAGAAGAAGCTGCTTCGAAGAATATAAAATCATTCGTTGTTACAAATGGTTTCTACAGGCAGAAGCCTCTTGAAGACCTCTGTAGAATAACTGACGCCATTAAGATTGATCTCAAATCATTTACGGATAAATACTATCGCGATATCTGCGGCGGAAAACTAAAACCTGTTTTAGACTCTATTGTTAAAATAAGATCCGAAGGTGTATGGCTTGAAATAGTTTACCTGATGCTTCCCTCCCTAAATGATTCTCCTTCTGAAATACGAGATATGGCGCGCTGGCTGGTCAGAAACGTCGGTGAAGATACACCTCTGCACCTTTCAAGATTCTTTCCGCAGTACAAACTTAAAGATCTTCCGCCAACTCCCGTGTCATCCCTCGAGACCGCATACAAAATATGCAGAGAAGAGGGGTTAAAATTCGTTTATATCGGAAATGTCCCAGGTCACAGAACTGAAGACACCTTCTGTCCCGCCTGTTCAAAACCGATTATAGAAAGAAGAGGTTACAATGTAAATGTACATATTAATAATGGGCATTGCGCTTTCTGCAGAGAACCTATTCCGGGAATATGGGAGGTTTGA